One Streptosporangium becharense genomic window, GCTCCGCCCCCACCCTGAGCACCCGCGCGCCGTACGCGGCCAGGGTGCGTGTCGCCACCGGCCCCGCGATCACCCTGGTGAGGTCCAGCACCCGCACCCCCTCCAGCGGACGCCGGCCGCCCCCGTGGCCGACGGCCACCGCGTCGCCGATCCGCGCCAGGTCGACGAGGGGCGAGGCGGCGACCGCCGCGGCGTGCGGGTGACGGAGCCACTCGGCGCGGCTGCGCATGGCCGCCGCGCACCCTCCCGCCGCGGTCACGGCCTCCTCCACTCCGACGGCGGTACGTTCCGCGCACGCCCGGACGACGTCCGCCTTGCCTGCGCCGACGCCCAGCCCCAGTCCCGCGAGAGCCGCGTCCCGGTGATGGTCGAAGTTGCAGTGCAGACGGACCCAGCCATCCGCGGTCCGGTAGTCATCGGAGAGGGGAGCCCACAGTTCTCCGGCGGCCCCGTCGATCCTGAAATGACGCTCGTCGCGGAAGGCGACCGCCGCCTCCCGCACGTCCACCGTGGCCCCGGCCCCGGACGCGGCCGCGTCCGCCGACGCCTCGTACGCACCCATCGGACCACCCGCCGCACCCGGTGAGAGGGCGGCGGCCGTCGCCGCGGCGGCCCCGACCGCGACAGCGGCGGCGGTGCCGACTCGAAAGACGGAAGGCAGCACCGGATCGTCTCCCGTCACCCGCACCCGGGGCAGCGCGATCCCGGCCTCCGCCCCCAACCTGCGAATGCGCTCTTCGATCATGCGTTCCTCGCTTCCGTCATGCCCCGGGCCCTTCGCCGGCCTCCCCGAGGTTCCGGCATTGCGGCGCGGCCCACAAAGGTTCACGTCTGCGGCGGCCTCCCGCAGAAGCCCGTCCGCGCCGGTGTCCGCGCTCTGTCCACAGAACCTCGTTCGGCCCGGACCCGGTCCGCCTCGGACCGTCATCCTCACG contains:
- a CDS encoding CoA transferase, whose product is MIEERIRRLGAEAGIALPRVRVTGDDPVLPSVFRVGTAAAVAVGAAAATAAALSPGAAGGPMGAYEASADAAASGAGATVDVREAAVAFRDERHFRIDGAAGELWAPLSDDYRTADGWVRLHCNFDHHRDAALAGLGLGVGAGKADVVRACAERTAVGVEEAVTAAGGCAAAMRSRAEWLRHPHAAAVAASPLVDLARIGDAVAVGHGGGRRPLEGVRVLDLTRVIAGPVATRTLAAYGARVLRVGAEHLPEIPGAVVGTAFGKRSCHLDLRTPAGRRALRDLVAEADVFVQSYRPGALTALGFGPGRLAAIRPGIVCVDISAYGTRGPWSGRRGFDSLVQMACGIVHEGGAGTRPRPLPAQVLDHATGYLAAFGAMAALLRRSAEGGSWWVRLSLARTALWLDGLGRVNGENTAEPEVADLLAEMDSPFGRLTYVRPPGSAAGVPPHWSSPPPRQGEHPPAWW